A window of the Tachyglossus aculeatus isolate mTacAcu1 chromosome 2, mTacAcu1.pri, whole genome shotgun sequence genome harbors these coding sequences:
- the LOC119943685 gene encoding olfactory receptor 52D1-like codes for MLTSNGTILHHSTFILLGIPGLEAAHIWISIPFGLVYLMALLANFALLIIIKLEPSLHEPMYLFLCMLAGADLVTCTTVVPKLLSLFWFNDGEISFEGCLTQMFLIHSLSNMESGFFLVMAFDRYVAICHPLRHSAILTHSVIRGVGLAIFLRGTLIRSPHPLVLRWLPYCRSNIIPHTYCEFMAVVKLACAETRVIRTYSLTVAFLTGGLDFLLIICSYVLILQAVFRLPSKDARLKTLGTCSSHVCVILVFYTPAFFSFLTHRFGHHIAPHIHIFVANIYILVPPMVNPIIYGVRTKKIREKVLKFLFPSKF; via the coding sequence ATGTTAACTTCCAACGGTACCATACTCCACCACTCCACCTTCATCCTGCTTGGCATCCCGGGACTGGAGGCTGCCCACATCTGGATCTCCATCCCCTTCGGCCTTGTCTACCTGATGGCCTTACTGGCGAACTTtgctcttctcatcatcatcaaactgGAACCCAGTCTCCATgagcccatgtacctcttcctctgcATGCTGGCAGGAGCAGACCTGGTCACCTGTACTACAGTGGTACCCAAGCTACTCAGCCTCTTCTGGTTCAATGATGGGGAGATCTCCTTCGAAGGCTGCCTCACTCAGATGTTCTTGATCCATTCTCTCTCCAACATGGAGTCTGGGTTCTTCCTGGTCATGGCcttcgaccgctacgtggccatctgccacccgctGAGACATTCTGCCATCCTGACCCACTCGGTCATCAGAGGGGTGGGGTTGGCCATCTTCCTCCGTGGGACCCTGATTCGCAGCCCCCACCCCTTAGTGCTCAGGTGGCTTCCCTACTGTAGGAGCAACATAATTCCCCACACCTACTGTGAGTTCATGGCGGTAGTTAAGCTGGCTTGTGCTGAGACCCGGGTCATCCGGACCTACAGCCTCACTGTTGCCTTCCTCACGGGAGGCTTGGATTTCCTGTTGATTATCTGTTCATACGTCCTCATCCTCCAGGCCGTGTTCCGCCTCCCTTCCAAGGATGCCCGGCTCAAGACCCTGGGGACATGCAGCTCCCacgtctgtgtgatcttggtgttCTACACCCcggccttcttctccttcctcacacACAGGTTTGGGCACCACATCGCCCCCCACATCCACATCTTTGTGGCCAACATCTACATCCTGGTGCCCCCTATGGTGAATCCCATCATCTATGGGGTGAGGACCAAAAAGATCCGTGAGAAAGTCCTCAAGTTCCTCTTCCCCTCAAAGTTCTGA